DNA sequence from the Thalassotalea sp. 273M-4 genome:
TGCCATCGATGTCGATTTTGACTAAGTTAGAGGCCGTGACTTCATCAAAGGCAAGCCCGAAAGCGTTAATTAGGTAGGTATTAGAATCGCCGATACGGGCAGAGATGTGGGTATAAATTAAATCGTCCCAGCCTTGATCGGCGACCAAGCGATAACAAGCGGCAAGATCAACACGAGTTTGCCATTCAAGCAAACTGACTTGTTGTTTTAGGTTGCGTTTTGGCAGTTCTAACACGTAACGTCCTTTTGTTGGTTACAAATGATTCTGGCATTCAAAATCGCAGAGGAGTAAACTTAGAACCAGAGTCATTTATTTGGGGTACCACTAACATTGTCTAAATCGAATCTGTCGTTTTTATTTTCACTTTTATTAACTTTACATTTACCAACGGCTTTTGCAATAGAATATCCATTGCCAACCGGTGAAAGTCGAGTCTTGGGTGAACTGACTTATCACACAGTTAAAAAAGACGAGCACTTTCAAAGCATAGCCCAACATTATAATGTCGGATTTTTAGCTCTGATGGCTGCCAACCCGGGTATTGACCCGTTATTACCCGACCCCGGCACAGAGCTTGTGATCCCAACCCAGCTCATTTTGCCGTACGCTAAACAAGAAGGGATTTTAATTAATTTATCGGAATTACGACTGTATTTTTTTGACAAGAAAAACAACACCGTTAACGTCTTTCCAATAGGCATTGGTAAAATTGGTCAGTCTACGCCGCTGTTTACCGATAAAATCACTGAAAAGCGTAAAAACCCTAATTGGTTTCCAACCGAAAACAAACGAGCGGAACATTTAGCCGAAACCGGCGAAGTATTGCCAAAAATGGTCAAAGCGGGTCCTGATAACC
Encoded proteins:
- a CDS encoding L,D-transpeptidase family protein, which translates into the protein MSKSNLSFLFSLLLTLHLPTAFAIEYPLPTGESRVLGELTYHTVKKDEHFQSIAQHYNVGFLALMAANPGIDPLLPDPGTELVIPTQLILPYAKQEGILINLSELRLYFFDKKNNTVNVFPIGIGKIGQSTPLFTDKITEKRKNPNWFPTENKRAEHLAETGEVLPKMVKAGPDNPLGDYAMRIGYSVYLIHGTNQRFGIGMRASGGCIRMNPEDIEWLFNNTPIGTRVRVIDQPIKMTYVTPQKRMIEVHSPLTRNNGDKPELWPLPKNVEKFIGSDPKELEQVFQLIEKSNGLPVVLDSLEAP